CGCGACCGTTGCCGGCACCGCCGTGCTGTCGATACCGATGGCCGCGCTGATGACCGCGCGCGGGCGGCGGCCCGGGCTGGTGCTGGCCTATCTGGTGGGCGCGCTGGGGGCCGGGGTCGTCGTGGTGGCGGCGCGGGCTGGGAGCTTCCCGTTGCTGCTGTGCGGCATGGCCGCTTTCGGCGCGGCCTCCTCGGCGAACCTGCAGGCGCGGTTCGCCGCCGCCGACCTGGCCGAGCCGCACGGGCGGGCCCGGGCCATCTCCAACGTCGTATGGGCGACGACCATCGGCGCGGTCCTCGGCCCGAACATCGCCGCGCCCGCCGGCCGGAGTGTCGCCGGGCTCGGGATACCCGAGGCGGCGGGCCCCTTCCTGTGGGCGGCCGGGATCTTCGTCATATCGGCGGTCGTGGTGGCCGTGCTGCTGCGCCCCGACCCGCTGCTGACGGCCCGCGCTCTCGCACCGGAGGAGGATCGGTCCCCCGGAGCCCGTTCCCTGCGGGCCGGTCTGACGGCCGTCGCCGCTTCGCCCCGCGCGCGGCTCGCGCTCCTGACGGTGGCCGTGTCGCACACGGCGATGGTCTCGGTCATGGCGATGACCCCGCTCGCCCTCACCCACCATGGCGCGGGCATCGATCTCATCGGGCTGGTCATCAGCGGGCACATCGCGGGCATGTACGCGTTCGCGCCGCTGATGGGCCGGCTGGCGGACCGGGTGGGCCGGCTCTCGGTTACAGGGCTCGCGGCCGGGCTGATCGCCCTTGCGCTGTTTCTGGCGGGGACGGCCGGCGACAGCCACGGGCAGACGGCCGCCGGGCTCTTCGTGCTCGGCCTGGGCTGGTCGGCCGGGCTCGTGTCCGGTTCCGCGCTGCTCACGGACGCGGTCCCGCAGTCCGCGCGGGCCGCCGCCCAGGGGCTCTCGGACCTCACCATGAACACCTCGGCGGGGGTCGGCGGGGCGATCGCCGGGCTCGTGGTCGCACGGGCGAGCTACGCGTGGCTCAACGCCGCCGCGGCGATTCTGCTCGTCCCGCTGGCCGCCCTGGTGCTGTTCACCTGGAACAGGAACAGGAACAGGAACGGGGAGGGAGAGGCGGAGCCGGAAGGGGAGGGTGACGGGAAGGGGGGCAGGTCTGGGACGGCCGGTGAGAGTGCGACGGGGCTGGCTCAGTCGTAGTGCCGAGCCGTGCGAGGCCGGACAGGCTCCAGGCCGCCGGCCTTCGCGTAGGAGTCGACGGCGGCGATCGGGTCACGCACCCGGAGGACGACGTGGTCGAGGCGTGTCGAGTGGTCCGTCATGCGTCCCAGGCCGGTGTCGTCCCCCACAGGACGCAAGGGTTTGACCGGACGTGCCGCCCGCCAGAGATGAGGGGAGAGACGACGGACAGGAGGCAGGCGCGTGGTGCTGATGGTGTCGGATGAGGTGCGGGACGCGATCGACGCGCGTCGACCCGTGGTGGCCCTGGAGTCCACGATCATCTCCCACGGGCTGCCCCGCCCGCGCAACCTGCGGGTGGCGCTGGAGCTGGAGGCGGTCGTACGCGCGGAGGGCGCCGTACCGGCGACGATCGCGGTGCTGGACGGGCGGCCGCACGTGGGCCTGGACAAGGAGCAACTGGAGCGGGTCGCCAACGAGGACGGGTTCCGCAAGCTGGGTCATCGCGACCTGCCGCTCGCGGTGGCCTCCGGGGCGAGCGGGGCGACCACGGTGTCGGCGACGGCGCTGCTGGCGGCGCTGGCGGGCGTGCGGGTGTTCGCGACGGGCGGACTGGGCGGGGTGCACCGGGAGTGGACGCTCACCCAGGACGAGTCGGCCGATCTGGGGCTGCTGGCGAGCACTCGGATCACGGTGGTGTGCGCGGGGGTGAAGTCGATCCTGGACGTGCCGGCGACCCTGCAGCGGCTGGAGACGCTGGGCGTCGCCGTCGCCGGGTACGGCACCGACCGCTTCCCCGGGTTCTACCTGTCCGACTCGGGCCATCCGGTCGACTGGACGCTGGAGACCCCGCAGCAGGTGTCCGAGGTGATGCGGGCCCAGGACGCGCT
The Streptomyces sp. NBC_01485 genome window above contains:
- a CDS encoding MFS transporter, with product MTAVERAAVAPFDAELLPALRRRTTAVLVTSQILGGLGVATGIALAAVLARQVSGSEALSGLAPTATVAGTAVLSIPMAALMTARGRRPGLVLAYLVGALGAGVVVVAARAGSFPLLLCGMAAFGAASSANLQARFAAADLAEPHGRARAISNVVWATTIGAVLGPNIAAPAGRSVAGLGIPEAAGPFLWAAGIFVISAVVVAVLLRPDPLLTARALAPEEDRSPGARSLRAGLTAVAASPRARLALLTVAVSHTAMVSVMAMTPLALTHHGAGIDLIGLVISGHIAGMYAFAPLMGRLADRVGRLSVTGLAAGLIALALFLAGTAGDSHGQTAAGLFVLGLGWSAGLVSGSALLTDAVPQSARAAAQGLSDLTMNTSAGVGGAIAGLVVARASYAWLNAAAAILLVPLAALVLFTWNRNRNRNGEGEAEPEGEGDGKGGRSGTAGESATGLAQS
- a CDS encoding pseudouridine-5'-phosphate glycosidase, encoding MLMVSDEVRDAIDARRPVVALESTIISHGLPRPRNLRVALELEAVVRAEGAVPATIAVLDGRPHVGLDKEQLERVANEDGFRKLGHRDLPLAVASGASGATTVSATALLAALAGVRVFATGGLGGVHREWTLTQDESADLGLLASTRITVVCAGVKSILDVPATLQRLETLGVAVAGYGTDRFPGFYLSDSGHPVDWTLETPQQVSEVMRAQDALGPVESALIVANPVPEAEQLDPELHARVLADALHACEEAGVTGQGVTPFLLDYLVRHTDGASLNANLAAVRGNVRLAARVAAAWAEA